CAGGAAACCAGAAAACTATATCCCTCATCTTACAGCTTCAGAATTCCATTGAATGGAAAAAATAAAAAAGGAAAAGAATTAAAAAATATCCCAGTGACTATTTACGGAGCAGAAGGAAGATTCAGCGAAAGAAATACACTGGTTTTCGATAAATATTCCGGAAAGTTATTGGTAGATAAACCTCATCAGAAACTCAGCAATGCTGAAAAATACGCCAATGCCAATTATGACATCCACACAGGTTCTTATTTTGGGCTCTTTGGAAAAATACTCTGGTTCATCACCGGACTCATATGCACTTCCCTTCCTGTCACGGGGTTTTTAGTATGGTGGGGAAAACAAAAGAAACAAGGAAAGAAATAGAATGAAAAAAGCACTTTTATCAGCCGCATGCTTAGGATCGGTTACCGCTTTTGCACAGGTTAAAGACAGCCTGCAGGCCAATAATGTAGACGAAGTAGTGATGACGGCTTCCAGAAAAAAAGAAAGTATTAAAGAAATACCGAGCTCAATCACTGTTGTTGCCGAAAAGCAGATACAGTCTCAGCTTACCGTAAATTCAGACATCACAAGTATTCTTCAATATACTGTTCCCAGCTTAGGAACGAATTCCGGACAGACCTCCAATACCGGGCAAACTTTAAGAGGACGCCAGGTTTTAGTATTGATTGATGGAATTCCACAATCTACACCGCTAAGAAATGGTGCCAGAGATATAAGATCGATCGATCCTTCAGTGATCGAAAGAATTGAAGTCATCAAAGGAGCATCCTCCATCTACGGAAACGGTGCAGACGGAGGAATCATCAATTATATCACAAGAAGAAGTAAATCTGACAAAACAATTTCCGGACTTACCCAGGTTGGCCTTACAGGTCAGGAGTATGGCGGAACTCTAGGTATAAGAGCCAGCCAGCTTTTATCCGGCAAAATAAATAAATTCGATTATGTATTTTCCCTTGCCTATGAAAGGACAGGCTACATGAAAGATGCAGACGGAGTCAACCTTACCCCAACCTATAGCACGGCCAAAATGGATAATTACAACGGCATGCTTAAACTAGGGTATAATATCGACAATAACCAGAGAATTGAAGCCTCATACATCGGATATTCCTCCAGGTCTGACCTCAGCTTAGGACTGGTAACCGGAAAATACGGGATCAAGCCAACCATTGGCGAAGGAGTTGGAAAAAATCTTGAAACTACTCCTCAGGGAACGCCCAAAAACCATAATTTCAGGATCAATTATGATAATCAAAATCTTTTCTGGGGAACAACTTCACTGAATTTCAACGCCTACATGCAGGATTTCAAGACTGTTTACGGCTATAGTGATACCTTTTTCGGTGGAGGACAGTCTAATGTGATTTCCAAAAAATACGGCGCAAGATTCAACTTCGATACAAAGCTTTGGAACGCTCAAAATTCACAGGCTGAAGTAATGTACGGAATGGATATCCTTAATGACCAAACCGTTCAGAAGCTTGAGGACGGCCGTTACTGGACACCGGATATGAATATGACCAACCTTGCTCCTTTTGTCTTGGTTAAAATTGATCTATTAAAAAA
The Chryseobacterium sp. W4I1 DNA segment above includes these coding regions:
- a CDS encoding TonB-dependent receptor, which codes for MKKALLSAACLGSVTAFAQVKDSLQANNVDEVVMTASRKKESIKEIPSSITVVAEKQIQSQLTVNSDITSILQYTVPSLGTNSGQTSNTGQTLRGRQVLVLIDGIPQSTPLRNGARDIRSIDPSVIERIEVIKGASSIYGNGADGGIINYITRRSKSDKTISGLTQVGLTGQEYGGTLGIRASQLLSGKINKFDYVFSLAYERTGYMKDADGVNLTPTYSTAKMDNYNGMLKLGYNIDNNQRIEASYIGYSSRSDLSLGLVTGKYGIKPTIGEGVGKNLETTPQGTPKNHNFRINYDNQNLFWGTTSLNFNAYMQDFKTVYGYSDTFFGGGQSNVISKKYGARFNFDTKLWNAQNSQAEVMYGMDILNDQTVQKLEDGRYWTPDMNMTNLAPFVLVKIDLLKKITIKGGLRYENMSVKVGDFNTLSSIKSDGTFTNSIFVTGGKLKYNALVANLGIRYNIEPFINLFGSFSQSYSINELGRILRTSTQGTIQNLETKPIIVNNYEFGATGQIAKWVNYEITSYVSTSKLGASFVQSPDRALTIQRSPEIVYGVEGFLHFTPVKWINFGGSYSWMEGITSIKDDGDYSSKINNSRISVPKVLAYVQIKPIQTLSIGFDMLHAFEQDRFQPNAKTGLFAYGEGYVPDYTVFNFKSSYEINKSWRVSAGVENVFNKMYQPAIAWWSARDSEFVNSLGRRGTLMLEYKF